The Sinomicrobium kalidii region CCGGCATTTGTAGAAATGATCATTACATAATTTACCCCGGTCTCTACATCCCTTATGGTGAGGCGTTCCGGGTTTTCTTCAAAAAATTCATCGGCCCGGATAAACTCATAAAAAATACCGGAATCCAGTTGCAGCAGCATCCCGTCTTCCTGTTGGGAATCCTGATAGGCAAAAAAACCTTCACTGGCGGGAAAGAGCTCTATACTGTCTACTTTCCTGCCTATAAGCTGCTCGAATTTGGCCCGGTACGGTTCAAAATTCACCCCGCCGTAAATGAAAAGTCCGAAATTCTTGAAAATATCCCCTATTTTCTTTCCTGTTCTGGCGTGGAGTTTTTCAAAATACATCTGCACCCAGGAGGGGATACCGCTTATCACGGTCATGTTTTCCTTCAGGGTTTCCTCTACAATGGCATTGACCTTGGTCTCCCAATCCTCTATGCAATTCGTTTCCCAACTGGGCATGCGGTTCTTTTGCAGGTACCCGGGAACATAATGGGCCACAATCCCGGACAAACGCCCCAGTTTAATGCCGTTTTTCTCATTCAGCTCGGGGCTTCCCTGTAAAAAGATCATCTTGCCATTTACAAATCCGGCATTTCCCGTTTCGTGAATGTAACAAAGGATGGCATTTCTTGCTGCCTGAATGTGATGGGGCATGGAATCGGCAGTAAGCGGAATGTATTTTGCCCCGGATGTGGTTCCGGAGGTCTTGGCAAAATACAGTGGTTTCCCTTTCCATAGTACGTTTTCTTCTCCTTTCACCACCCTGTCTATATAGGGCCTTAATGCCTCATAGTCACGAACGGGCACCCTGTCCACAAAATCGCTGTGGGACTTTATACTGCTGAAATCATGATCGTTGCCGAATACCGTGGATGTTGCAGATGCAATGAGTTCACGGAATACTTTATCCTGGGTCTCCACCGGACGGACGGCCCATTTCTGAATTTTATTATAGGTAGTTCTTGCAAATATTTTTGCGCCAAAGGACTTTAATGACATATTCTGAATTTGACAAAATCACCATAACCTTATAAGGGTATTGTTCCCCGCTCTTTAATCGAAATCTATATAATCCGTGGGGTTTACCGGGTAACCGTTACTCCACAATTCAAAATGCAGGTGCGGACCGGTGGTCAGCTCTCCGGTATTTCCCATAGTGGCAATAACCTCTCCTGCTTTTACCAGGTCTCCCTGCGATTTGGTCAGTGACCCGTTGTGCTTATACACGGATATAAGACCAAAGGAATGCTCTATGATGCATACATAACCGGTTTCTACCGTCCACTCGGCAAAGATAACAATGCCATCGGCGGCGGCTTTGACCGGAGTACCCGAAGCCCCGGTAATATCTACGGCAAAATGCTTTTCTTCCAGGTTATACGAATTCGATATCGCCCCGGAAACCGGAGGGAAAAGTACAAAATTTACTTTGGAAAGGGCATTGCCCATAAGATTATACTTGTCTTCCATGGCCACTTCTTCCCGCAATGCAAGGTCTTCTTCTCCGGGACTCAGGTCCACTTCGGAAGGGTCCGGCCTTTCTCCTGTTGCCAAAGAGTCCGCAAGGACGTCCCTGTTCATGTTTTCCGGGCTTACTTCCCCGGTAAGCACTTTTTTGACATTTTGTATGTAGCGGTCGTTATAATCCAGGACGGTTACAAGTGAATCGGCCTTATAGGTCAGATCGGCCACCTGTCTTTTCAATTCGGTCGACGAATAGCCGGGAATGTATTCCCTGAGCGGGGTAAAGGCAATGAGAATTGTGGTAACGGCAATTAAAAAAACGGCAAAGGACGTCCCTACAACAAAAACATTGAGCCTGTTCAGCCTGAAGGAAAGACGCTCCTCGAAAGTATCCTCATTCAGGATAACCAGCCGATACTTGTGTAAAAGCTTTTTTGCAAGTTTCTTTCTTTTCGGTTTACTTTCTGCCATAGTTCCTGCAAATATAGCGTTCTAAATATAGCCCTCTTCTTAAAATTATAATAATTAACGGTGCGATTAAACTTTTCTTATTACCTTTGTTATAGTAAATTTAATTAAAAATGATGTCATTGAATATTTTTTTAGGAATGATCGGCCCTTGGCAGATCGTATTGGTCGTAGTAGTCCTTCTGTTGCTTTTCGGCGGCAGGAAGATTCCGGAACTGATGCGCGGGCTCGGAAGCGGGATAAAAGAATTTAAGGACGCCACCAAAGAAGACGAAACTGCTCCCGAAAGCAACAAGAAAGAATAAAGTAATTTTTTTCTTGTAAATATACAACGACCTTTATCCCGGCGAGGATAAGGGTTTTTTTTGTTTTTTACAGGCCCTGAAACCACAGGTTCTACGAATAACATAATGGTGTTAATCGTTCATAGACAGTTGAATACGCTTTCTTTCCAGGTCTACATCGATTACTTTTACCATCACGTGCTGATGTAATTTTACCACACTGTTCACATCGCTTACAAATTCATTGCTCAGTTTGGAAATATGTACCAGCCCGCTCTCCTTGATCCCGATATCCACAAAACATCCGAAATTGGTGATATTGTTCACAATCCCCGGAACGGTGATCCCGGGTTTCACATCTTCTATGGTTTTCAGGTCTTTGCTGAATTCGAATACGGCTGCCTTTTTTCTGGGGTCCAGGCCCGGTTTTTCCAATTCCCTGATAATATCATTCAGGGTGGGTAACCCCACGGTTTCCGTACAGTACTTTTCGGGGGTTATCCTTGCTATATTTTCCCTGTTTCCTATAAGTTCCCGGACTTCCAGTTGCAGGTCGTGCGCCATTTTTTCCACTATGGCGTAGCTTTCCGGGTGTATGGCGGAATTGTCCAGCGGATTTTTACCCTGCAATACCCGGAGAAAGGCCGCACTTTGTTCATAGGCCTTATTTCCGAGCCTGGGAACTTTAAGAAGTTCCTGCCTGGAGCGTATTTCCCCGTTTTCGCTCCGGTATTCCACGATCTTTTCCGCAAGGGATGGTCCAATACCCGATACATAACTCAACAGGCTGGGGCTTGCCGTATTTACATTAACGCCAATACTGTTCACACAACTCATTACCACAGTATCGAGTTCTGTTTTCAGTTTGCCCTGGTCCACATCGTGCTGGTATTGCCCCACTCCTATTGCCTTGGGATCAATCTTAACCAGTTCGGCCAGCGGATCGGCCAGCCTTCGCCCGATGGACACCGCTCCTCTTACGGTAACATCATACTGGGGAAATTCCTGTCTTGCAATACCCGAAGCGGAATATACGGATGCCCCGCTTTCATTCACCATAAAAACCTGTATTTCACGGTCAAAAGCTATTCGCTTTATCAGTGCTTCCGTTTCCCGGGATGCAGTACCGTTACCAACGGCAATAGCTTCTACCCGGTAGGCATTTACGAGCGATCTTATCTTTTTTATGGCCTGTTTCGCTTCCCTTTGCGGAGGATGCGGGTATATGTTTTCGTTGTGAAGGAGATCTCCTTTTTCGTCCAGACATACGATTTTACAACCGCTTTTATAGCCGGGATCTATGGCCAGGATGCGTTTTTCCCCCAGTGGCGGAGCCAGCAACAACTGCCGCAGGTTGGCAGAAAATACCTGAATGGCGGTATTATCCGACTTTTCCCGGGCTTCTTTCAGTACCTCATTGGACACAGCAGGATATAACAACCGTTCGTAGGCTTCTTTTACCGCTTTACGGATATAATCTGTTCCCGTGCCCGTTTCATTCCGTATCACAATGTTTTCTATGGCTTCCAGGGCGCTTTCCTTATCTGTTGTCAGCCTGATCCGGACCACTTCTTCCTTTTCCGCACGCAACATGGCCAGGAGCCTGTGCGACGGGCATTTATTCAACGGTTCGTTCCAATCGAAATACTGCCTGTATTTTTGGGCCTGTTCATCGTCTTCCCTGCCCTTTATCACAGATGCAGATATCCCGGCATTCCTTCGGAATATCCGCCGTAATGCATGCCTTACCCTACGGTTTTCGTTTATCCATTCGGCAATAATATCCACAGCTCCCTGTAGCGCCTCTTCGGTACTATCCACCTTATCTCCGAGGAACCTTTTCGCCGCATTTTCAACATCTGTTCCAGGTTGTTGTGCCATCAGGATCTTGGCCAGAGGTTCCAGCCCTTTTTCCCTGGCCACACCGGCCCTCGTATTGCGCTTCCTTTTGTAGGGCAGGTAAAGGTCTTCTATCTCGGTAAGTGTAGTGGCTTCCTCTATTTTTTGTTTTAATTCGGGGGTCAGCGCTTCCTGTTCTGCTATGGATTTAAGCACGGCGTCTTTTCGCTTGCACAGTTCCTCATAGGTGCTTTTCAGCTTTTGTATGGCCGCAATCTGCACCTCGTCAAGGTTTCCGGTCATTTCCTTCCGGTAACGGGCAATAAAGGGCACTGTATTGTCTTCCCCCAGTAATTTTAAGGTGTTGGTAATACTTCTTTCGGGCAGATCAATGCGGGTGGAAACGTAATTTAAAATATTCACTACGGGTTAGGATATGAGATTTCAGATTTTCAGACCTCGAATACAGGTCCTCAAAAATATTGTTATCTTTTACGGGAAGTTCCGGAGTATCATTTAAACATAAACACTTGTTTTCAGTAGTTATTTTCCGGTAAACCTGATGCTCTTCAGTATGGATTCCAGTTCAAACATATAATCGCGCTTGTCCTCGGAGGGGGCAAAGGTAAGGCCTTCCAGGACGAGCAAGCGGTCGTTTTCTTTATCCGTTATGATATAATTTATAAAGGGCCCGGCCATGGCAAAGTTTTTCATTTCCCACATGCCCTTGGTCTCCATAGTGGGTTTTCCGGCCAGTGTAATGTCAAAAATATAGGGCGCATATGCCTTCTGGGTAATCATATACATGCCTTTTTCCCGTCCGGGAACGTATTTCTTTCCTATGGAATCGTGCATTTTTATAAAGGCGTCCACACGAGTGGAATCGTCAGGAATGCTGTTCAAGGGAAGTTCATAGACAAATACGTTCATGGTTCCCTTGGAGATCATCCTTTCTATCCATATAAAATTGTCTTCCTGTTTTGCCGTTTTATACACGGAAGGCATGGTAAGGGCTATTCCGAATTTTTGTTGCAAATAGGTTTCCTTGTTTTCCGAGGTCAGAAACCTTTTCTGGTTTTCTTTCACATCATTGTCCTTGAATTCACGGATATATTTGTCCGAAGTTTTGGCAATGAGGGCTATCAGTTCCCCGTTATCCGGAGCTTTTACAACTCCGATTTTCTGCGGACGGGCAAAAGTATCGGTCTTGATACCCGAACCTGTAGTCGTATCCTTTTGTACAAGCAGAATGTTCCTGCTCTTGGTAGTAGAACCATTAAATACGGAAGGAGGGATCTGATGAAGGGTAAAAAGCGGCTCTACGGAAGGCAGACCATCTACGGGAGCGGCATAATAATTACGTATTTCATCTCCTACTTCGCCCTTCCACATCTCATTGTCTATAACCACCGCCAGGGAATTAATGGCTCCGACGGAATCCGGGAGATACCGTTTCTTGTCCTTTTCGGATTCCTTGCAGGAGGACAACACCAGCAATACTCCGGTTAAAAAAAGCGCAATTCCTTTGCGAATGCCTGAATTAATCCCGTTTCTCCGGTTTATTTTTCCATAATTGTCCCATGTTCTCTCTGTCCGTGACCGGACAGGTGCGTTTTGTACCATTTTGTTCAGATTTAGTGGTTTTGTTAGCAGTTACAAAGCTTTAGCTTCATTCCGGGCTTTAATTTATTCCCACTAATATCGTTCCAATCTTGAATATTTTTTACAGAAATTCCCCTGAATTTTCTTGAAATGGTCCAGAGGGAGTCTCCCTTTTTAACGATATACACTTTATTTTTAGAAGAATCTGAGTTTCCGGACGACGACTTGGCCACAGGTGTGAGTGTCCGTTTTCTCGGGTATATGGTAAGGCGCTGACCAATGCTTATCCTGTTGTTCCGGAGTCCGTTCCACTGTTTCAGGTCACTTACCCGTACGCCGTAACGATTGGCTATTCTCCCCAGGTAATCTCCGCGCCTCACCCGGTAGGTTATCTTGCTGTTCTTTTCAAAAAACTGCGGTAACGGCTTTTCCTTTTTTGCTTCTTCGGCTTCTATCAGGGCATAAATAGCATCTTCATTGGTCACAAATTTACCTATGGCCTTTTTGGGAAGGCGAAGAGCATGTACTTCGTTCTTGATATGGGGAACGATATCGAGTTTATAGGCAGGATTTAAAAACTGTATCTGGTCGACATCCACACCAACCAGTTCCGATACCTGATCAAAGCTGACTGATCGTTTTACATGAACCGTATCGGTTTCAAAATAGGCAACTTCAGGTCTCTGTACGTGGAGTCCGTGTGCATCGGCATATTCGAAGATGTACATCATAGCGAGAAAGGAGGGTACATACCCGGCTGTTTCTCTGGGCAGGAACGGCCTGAGGTTCCAGTAGTTCTGATATCCTCCGGAACGGCGAATGGCTTTGGATACATTTCCCGGTCCGGAATTGTAAGCCGCCAGTGCCAAATCCCAGTCACCGAATATTCCATATAACCTGGCCAGGTATTTACAGGCTGCTTTTGTAGACTTAACGGGATCGCTACGCTCATCTATGTACGAACTTACCTCAAGGCCGTACATCTTCCCGGTATTGTACATAAATTGCCAGATCCCGGTGGCTCCTACCCAGGATTTTGCTCTCGGGTTCAGGGCAGATTCTATAATGGCCAGGTATTTTATCTCCAGAGGGATGTCGTTATTGTCCAGCTCCCTTTCGAACAGGGGAAAGTAATATTCGCTTTTCAGTATGGTCCTTTCGAGGAATTTTCTCTTGTTTTTCAGTAAGTTCTTGATAACACTTTCCAGTTCCGGATTGTATTCGACATTAAAAGGTGTTTTTTCATTCAGTGCCGCCAGCCGGGCTTTCAGGGTGTCCGTAGGTAATTCTTTATATTTGATTTTCTCGTATTCAAGTCCTGTTACCGTTTGGGTAATGGTGTCGTATAAATTGTTGTCGTACAATTCCTTCAGCCATAAACTATCTATTCTGGCTGCCAGAGAATGGTCTTTGAGACGATATACGCCATCCACTTTTTGTATGGTCACCTCCGGCAGTAAAGAATCCTTGTTTTCGGGAGCTCTTCTTGTTCTTTCCCGGGACACTTCTTCCTGGTTTTCATTAATTTCTGCAAGTTCCTGTGCGTAGCCTGTAACGATCATCAGACCAAGGAATAGGGTAGCAAAATAGCTTTTCATTGGGTTTAGACTCTTTTTTGGATTAACGGAAATCCCGTAAAAATCGTGTTTTTTATTTAGAAAATAAACACAAAATCGTGTTAAAATAAGAATCCCTGCCTTTAATTCCTAAAGACAGGGATTTATTCTTTATGTTTTTTAAGCAAAAACCTACATTATTCCCGAATTGCAGCAATTCCCGGAAGGGTTCTTCCTTCCAGACTTTCCAGCATTGCCCCTCCTCCGGTAGATACGTAACTTACCTTGTTTTCAAAACCAAACTGTTTTACGGCAGCTACCGAATCTCCGCCGCCTACCAGGGAAAACGCTCCGTTTTTGGTAGCCTCTTCAATAGCATCTCCTATCGCTTTTGTCCCTTTCTGAAAATTTTTCATTTCAAAAACCCCTACGGGGCCGTTCCACAAGATGGTTTTCGACTGCAGGATAACTTCCCTGAAGTTGCTCAGGGTTTTCGGCCCGGCATCCAGTCCCTGCCATCCGTCAGGTATTTCGTCTACGGCCACTTCCTTTGTATTGGCATCGTTGTCAAAAGCATCGGCAGCGATAACATCTACGGGAAGATGTACTTTTACACCTTTTTCTTCAGCGCTTTTCAGGATCTCAAGGGCGAGTTCCTGTTTGTCGTCTTCACAAATGGAATCGCCAATTTTACCACCGTTAGCCTTCACAAACGTATAGGTCATTCCACCGCCGATAATGAGGTGATCTATTTTGTCGAGAATGTTTTCAATGATCGTGATCTTCGAGGAAACCTTGGCCCCGCCGAGTATGGCTGTTACCGGTTTTTCCCCGGTATTCATCACCTTGTTGATACTTTCGATCTCCTTGGCGAGCAGATAACCAAAGCATTTGTTTTCTGCAAAATACTTTGCCACTATGGTGGTAGATGCATGTGCCCTGTGTGCGGTACCGAAGGCATCGTTTACATAAACATCCCCGAGTTTTGATAATTGCCCGGCAAAATCTTCATCGCCCTTTTCCTCTTCCGCATGAAAACGAAGGTTTTCCAGGAGCAGGATTTCACCGTTCTTCAGATTGGCCACGGCTTCTTCCGCCTTTTTCCCGACACAATCTTCTACAAAATTTACTTTGACACTGAGTATCTCAGATACGGCATTTACGATATGCTTTAAAGAAAGTGCTTCCTGGGGTACTCCTTTCGGCCGGCCCAAATGGCTCATCAGCACGGCACTCCCCCCGTCTTCCAGGACTTTTATTACCGTGGGCTTTGCAGCTTCTATACGCGTAGTATCCGTTACATTGAATTCGCTGTCCAGAGGTACGTTAAAATCCACACGGATCAATGCTTTTTTTCCTTTAAAGTCAAAATCATCTATTGTCTTCATAAAAGTAATGTGTTTACGTGTTTTGAAGGGTATATTTTCCGTATATATAACAGAAAAGTATTGAGCACAAATGTAAATAAATATTGATTTGTAAAAATAGCCCTTTTATTAGAATATTGTTAAATTGACGAAATAGTTTTGGAGTTGATTGGTTCGGGAGTTTCGGAGTTTTTTCGATTTATTGTTTACCTCAGGCCTTCCTGAGCTTCCCCACCAATAAACTCATCAACTAAATAACTCCAAAAACCAAAAAGACTTTATATTTGCCGTATGCTATTCAAAGATATTCTGGGACAGGAACACATTAAGCGGCACCTTACGGTAAGTGCCGATCAGGAAAGGATACCGCATGCCCAGCTTTTTGTGGGAAACGAAGGAAGCGGGGTACTGCCTATGGCCATTGCTTATGCGCAGTACGTGCTGTGCAGAAATTCAGGAGGAGAAAACAACACAGGTATTGAAACCTGTAACCTGAAATTCGGGAACCTGGCACATCCCGACCTGCATTTTGCTTTTCCCGTCGCGGCCAACAGCAAGATAAAATCACGTCCCGTAAGCAGCAATTTCCTGGAAGAATGGCGACAGTTTATCAACGAAAGACCGTACGGAACCCTTTTTGAGTGGTACCAGTCGCTGGGCATAGAAAACAAGCAGGGGCAAATCGGTGTGGATGAAGCCCAGGAAATCGTAAAATCACTGTCCCTTAAATCCTATGAAGGCAATTACAAGGTGATGATCATCTGGATGGCCGAAAAACTGAACATTTCGGCCGCCAACAAATTACTGAAACTCATCGAGGAACCGCCGAACAAAACCTTGTTCATCCTGATCGCACGGAACGAAGAGCAGATTATGCAGACCATTCTCTCGCGCTGCCAGATATTGCACTTCCCTCCTCTGGCGGAAACGGCGATCAGGGAAAAACTCGTTTCCCGGGGAATTGAGGAAAACGAAGCCTTAAAAATTGCCCACCAGGCCAACGGGGACTACAACAGGGCCATGGTGCTCGCAGATACGGACAACAGTGACCTGACTTTTGAAAAATGGTTTGTGCAATGGGTACGCTCTGCCTTCAAGGCAAAAGGGAACAAAGCCGCAATACACGATCTCATTGCCTGGGGCGAACAGATCGCCACCACCGGAAGGGAAACGCAGAAACTCTTCCTGAACTATTGCCTGGACGTTTTCCGGCAGGCCCTTTTAATAAACTACAGCGCACAGCCATTGGTTTATATGGAATTCAAAGCGGATAATTTCCGACTGGATAAATTTGCCCCTTTTGTAAGCGGCAATAACATTACGGAAATTTCCCGGGAACTGCAGGACGCCATTTATCATATAGAACGGAACGGCAATGCAAAAATAGTACTGACGGACCTTTCCATTAAACTGACCCGCTTACTGCACAAGGCCTGACCTTCCGAAGGAGATTCCGGAGAAAACAGGCCACTCTTCCTTGACCGGATAAACTTAAAAAACACCCGTCAGGCCGTAAAATACAATCTTTGTCTGTAACTTTATACAACCAAAAAACAGTTTATTATGGAAACCCTGCAACACAATGCTGCCGAAGTTCTCATCCTTCTGCTTCTCGTAATTACCTTTTTACAGAGTGGTATCGACAAAATAACAGACTGGAAAGGCAATATTTCCTGGCTCCGGGGCCATTTTTCCGAAACTTTTTTAAAGGATATGGTGCCCCTGTCCGTCGCAATCGTATTGATCCTTGAAATAATATCGGGCGTGCTTTGTCTCCTGGGCATTGTACAACTCCTGACACAGAACAATACGCCAATGGGATTTTACGGAGCTATTGTCTCCTGCCTGACCCTCTTGATCCTGCTTTTCGGGCAGCGTATTGCCAAGGATTACGAAGGAGCCAAGACCATTGTGGTCTATTTTATTCCGGCTGTGGCAGGGGTGTATCTCCTGCAATAAAACCTTTTGACAGACCTATTGTTTTTCAGTAGCCTCTTCCTTTTTGAGATAGGTGTCGAGGAACTTTAATATCTGTCCGTATCCCTTGATCTCGTTCTCTTTCTTGACAAAACCGTGCCCTTCGTCGGGAAACACGATATACTCTACGGGAATATTGTTCTTTTCCATGGCCTCCACGATCTCATCGGATTCTACCTGTAATACCCTGGGGTCGTTGGCCCCTTGCAATACCATCACCGGATTTTTTATCCGGTCGGCATGAAAAAGCGGTGAAATCTCGCGGAGCCGAATGGAATCTGCCGTATTAGGGTCTCCCAGTTCTTCATAAAGGGCCTCGCGGAACGATTCCCAGTACGGCGGGATTGATTTGAGGGTACGCAACCAATTGGTAACGCCAAAAATGTTTACACCTGCTTCAAATTCATCCGGTTCAAAGGTCATGGCGGCCATGGTCATGTATCCGCCGTAGCTTCCTCCTATGATCCCTGTTTTTTCAGGGTCTATGTATTCCTGTTCCTGTAACCATTTCTTGCCCCAGATACAGTCTTTGAGGTCCTTGTCACCATGATTCCTGTCGTCCATTTTATGGAAGGACTTTCCGTAGCCGCTGCTTCCCCTGTTGTTTACCGCCAGTATGGCATAGCCGTTGTTTACGAGATACTGTAAAAGCGAAGAATATCCTGTGCGCGATTGTCCCCCGGGGCCTCCGTGAACCCAGACCAGGGCCGGTACCTTGTTTTCGGCTGTTGCGGTCAGGGGTTTATAGTAGATGGCCGGGATTTCAAGCCCGTCAAAAGACTTAAAACGCACCACCTTTGCCGATACCAGGTCTTCCCTGTCTATTTCCGGGTTGAGGGTTTCTGTAAGCTTTTTGAGCTTCCCGGTATCGAAATGGTATACGTAGAGGTTATTAGGAGATCTGGAAGTGCCTACGGTAAGCCGCATTTTTGCTTCACTTTCGGAAATACTTACGGCGACAATATTACCGTCAGGAATTTCCGGAAAATCTACTTTTTCTCCCGATGTATTGTCGA contains the following coding sequences:
- a CDS encoding phosphoglycerate kinase produces the protein MKTIDDFDFKGKKALIRVDFNVPLDSEFNVTDTTRIEAAKPTVIKVLEDGGSAVLMSHLGRPKGVPQEALSLKHIVNAVSEILSVKVNFVEDCVGKKAEEAVANLKNGEILLLENLRFHAEEEKGDEDFAGQLSKLGDVYVNDAFGTAHRAHASTTIVAKYFAENKCFGYLLAKEIESINKVMNTGEKPVTAILGGAKVSSKITIIENILDKIDHLIIGGGMTYTFVKANGGKIGDSICEDDKQELALEILKSAEEKGVKVHLPVDVIAADAFDNDANTKEVAVDEIPDGWQGLDAGPKTLSNFREVILQSKTILWNGPVGVFEMKNFQKGTKAIGDAIEEATKNGAFSLVGGGDSVAAVKQFGFENKVSYVSTGGGAMLESLEGRTLPGIAAIRE
- a CDS encoding LysM peptidoglycan-binding domain-containing protein, with the protein product MKSYFATLFLGLMIVTGYAQELAEINENQEEVSRERTRRAPENKDSLLPEVTIQKVDGVYRLKDHSLAARIDSLWLKELYDNNLYDTITQTVTGLEYEKIKYKELPTDTLKARLAALNEKTPFNVEYNPELESVIKNLLKNKRKFLERTILKSEYYFPLFERELDNNDIPLEIKYLAIIESALNPRAKSWVGATGIWQFMYNTGKMYGLEVSSYIDERSDPVKSTKAACKYLARLYGIFGDWDLALAAYNSGPGNVSKAIRRSGGYQNYWNLRPFLPRETAGYVPSFLAMMYIFEYADAHGLHVQRPEVAYFETDTVHVKRSVSFDQVSELVGVDVDQIQFLNPAYKLDIVPHIKNEVHALRLPKKAIGKFVTNEDAIYALIEAEEAKKEKPLPQFFEKNSKITYRVRRGDYLGRIANRYGVRVSDLKQWNGLRNNRISIGQRLTIYPRKRTLTPVAKSSSGNSDSSKNKVYIVKKGDSLWTISRKFRGISVKNIQDWNDISGNKLKPGMKLKLCNC
- a CDS encoding GH3 auxin-responsive promoter family protein, which translates into the protein MSLKSFGAKIFARTTYNKIQKWAVRPVETQDKVFRELIASATSTVFGNDHDFSSIKSHSDFVDRVPVRDYEALRPYIDRVVKGEENVLWKGKPLYFAKTSGTTSGAKYIPLTADSMPHHIQAARNAILCYIHETGNAGFVNGKMIFLQGSPELNEKNGIKLGRLSGIVAHYVPGYLQKNRMPSWETNCIEDWETKVNAIVEETLKENMTVISGIPSWVQMYFEKLHARTGKKIGDIFKNFGLFIYGGVNFEPYRAKFEQLIGRKVDSIELFPASEGFFAYQDSQQEDGMLLQLDSGIFYEFIRADEFFEENPERLTIRDVETGVNYVMIISTNAGLWAYNLGDTVQFTSLKPYRVVVSGRIKHFTSAFGEHVIAKEVEEAMRQAIENFDVSINEFTVAPQTEPGEGELPYHEWFIEFEKEPENMSGFALKIDRVLQEQNSYYYDLIAGNILQPLKITKIRKDGFAGYMKSVGKLGGQNKVQRLSNDRKLAEALYEYKAAGH
- a CDS encoding DUF4837 family protein, translated to MVQNAPVRSRTERTWDNYGKINRRNGINSGIRKGIALFLTGVLLVLSSCKESEKDKKRYLPDSVGAINSLAVVIDNEMWKGEVGDEIRNYYAAPVDGLPSVEPLFTLHQIPPSVFNGSTTKSRNILLVQKDTTTGSGIKTDTFARPQKIGVVKAPDNGELIALIAKTSDKYIREFKDNDVKENQKRFLTSENKETYLQQKFGIALTMPSVYKTAKQEDNFIWIERMISKGTMNVFVYELPLNSIPDDSTRVDAFIKMHDSIGKKYVPGREKGMYMITQKAYAPYIFDITLAGKPTMETKGMWEMKNFAMAGPFINYIITDKENDRLLVLEGLTFAPSEDKRDYMFELESILKSIRFTGK
- a CDS encoding M23 family metallopeptidase, which codes for MAESKPKRKKLAKKLLHKYRLVILNEDTFEERLSFRLNRLNVFVVGTSFAVFLIAVTTILIAFTPLREYIPGYSSTELKRQVADLTYKADSLVTVLDYNDRYIQNVKKVLTGEVSPENMNRDVLADSLATGERPDPSEVDLSPGEEDLALREEVAMEDKYNLMGNALSKVNFVLFPPVSGAISNSYNLEEKHFAVDITGASGTPVKAAADGIVIFAEWTVETGYVCIIEHSFGLISVYKHNGSLTKSQGDLVKAGEVIATMGNTGELTTGPHLHFELWSNGYPVNPTDYIDFD
- a CDS encoding DoxX family protein: METLQHNAAEVLILLLLVITFLQSGIDKITDWKGNISWLRGHFSETFLKDMVPLSVAIVLILEIISGVLCLLGIVQLLTQNNTPMGFYGAIVSCLTLLILLFGQRIAKDYEGAKTIVVYFIPAVAGVYLLQ
- the tatA gene encoding twin-arginine translocase TatA/TatE family subunit → MMSLNIFLGMIGPWQIVLVVVVLLLLFGGRKIPELMRGLGSGIKEFKDATKEDETAPESNKKE
- a CDS encoding ATP-binding protein, which gives rise to MLFKDILGQEHIKRHLTVSADQERIPHAQLFVGNEGSGVLPMAIAYAQYVLCRNSGGENNTGIETCNLKFGNLAHPDLHFAFPVAANSKIKSRPVSSNFLEEWRQFINERPYGTLFEWYQSLGIENKQGQIGVDEAQEIVKSLSLKSYEGNYKVMIIWMAEKLNISAANKLLKLIEEPPNKTLFILIARNEEQIMQTILSRCQILHFPPLAETAIREKLVSRGIEENEALKIAHQANGDYNRAMVLADTDNSDLTFEKWFVQWVRSAFKAKGNKAAIHDLIAWGEQIATTGRETQKLFLNYCLDVFRQALLINYSAQPLVYMEFKADNFRLDKFAPFVSGNNITEISRELQDAIYHIERNGNAKIVLTDLSIKLTRLLHKA
- a CDS encoding Tex family protein; the encoded protein is MNILNYVSTRIDLPERSITNTLKLLGEDNTVPFIARYRKEMTGNLDEVQIAAIQKLKSTYEELCKRKDAVLKSIAEQEALTPELKQKIEEATTLTEIEDLYLPYKRKRNTRAGVAREKGLEPLAKILMAQQPGTDVENAAKRFLGDKVDSTEEALQGAVDIIAEWINENRRVRHALRRIFRRNAGISASVIKGREDDEQAQKYRQYFDWNEPLNKCPSHRLLAMLRAEKEEVVRIRLTTDKESALEAIENIVIRNETGTGTDYIRKAVKEAYERLLYPAVSNEVLKEAREKSDNTAIQVFSANLRQLLLAPPLGEKRILAIDPGYKSGCKIVCLDEKGDLLHNENIYPHPPQREAKQAIKKIRSLVNAYRVEAIAVGNGTASRETEALIKRIAFDREIQVFMVNESGASVYSASGIARQEFPQYDVTVRGAVSIGRRLADPLAELVKIDPKAIGVGQYQHDVDQGKLKTELDTVVMSCVNSIGVNVNTASPSLLSYVSGIGPSLAEKIVEYRSENGEIRSRQELLKVPRLGNKAYEQSAAFLRVLQGKNPLDNSAIHPESYAIVEKMAHDLQLEVRELIGNRENIARITPEKYCTETVGLPTLNDIIRELEKPGLDPRKKAAVFEFSKDLKTIEDVKPGITVPGIVNNITNFGCFVDIGIKESGLVHISKLSNEFVSDVNSVVKLHQHVMVKVIDVDLERKRIQLSMND